The following are encoded in a window of Amphibacillus xylanus NBRC 15112 genomic DNA:
- a CDS encoding serine hydroxymethyltransferase: MKFLQASDQELYQAIEQERARQHDKIELIASENFVSEAVMEAQGSVLTNKYAEGYPGKRYYGGCEYVDIAENLARDRAKKLFGAEHVNVQPHSGAQANMAVYSAFLTPGDTVLGMNLSHGGHLTHGSPVNFSGKLYNFEEYGVDPETEMLDYEAIRQKALEVKPKLIVAGASAYPRLIDFKKFREIADEVGAYLMVDMAHVAGLVATGHHPDPVPYADFVTTTTHKTLRGPRGGMILTKEKYAKKIDSSVFPGMQGGPLMHVIAAKATAFKEALDPSFKDYSEQIIKNAQSLAESLQAEGIRLVSGGTDNHLLLLDVRTLNLTGKDAEKILDDIGMTTNKNTIPFDPEGPFITSGVRVGTAAVTTRGFKEAELKEVGSIIAFTLKNYQDEAKLTEAKQRVKALTDRFPLYK; the protein is encoded by the coding sequence ATGAAATTTTTACAAGCAAGTGACCAAGAATTGTACCAAGCGATTGAACAGGAGCGAGCAAGACAACACGATAAAATCGAGTTGATCGCTTCAGAAAACTTTGTCTCAGAAGCGGTAATGGAGGCACAGGGCTCTGTTTTAACAAACAAGTACGCTGAAGGATACCCAGGCAAGCGCTACTACGGCGGCTGTGAATATGTGGATATCGCAGAGAACCTCGCTCGTGACCGCGCTAAAAAGCTATTTGGTGCTGAGCATGTCAACGTTCAGCCACACTCAGGCGCACAGGCAAATATGGCTGTTTATTCAGCATTTTTAACACCTGGTGACACGGTGCTAGGCATGAACCTATCTCACGGTGGCCACTTAACGCACGGTAGTCCAGTAAACTTTAGTGGAAAGCTCTACAACTTCGAAGAATACGGTGTAGACCCAGAAACAGAAATGCTCGATTATGAAGCAATTCGTCAAAAGGCGCTCGAGGTAAAACCTAAGTTGATTGTTGCAGGAGCAAGTGCATACCCACGCTTAATTGACTTTAAGAAATTCCGTGAAATTGCTGATGAGGTTGGCGCATACTTAATGGTTGATATGGCACACGTTGCTGGACTTGTCGCAACAGGTCATCATCCAGATCCAGTTCCATATGCTGATTTCGTCACGACAACAACACATAAGACGCTCAGAGGCCCACGTGGCGGTATGATTTTAACTAAAGAAAAATACGCCAAGAAAATTGATTCATCTGTTTTTCCAGGCATGCAAGGTGGTCCATTAATGCACGTTATTGCAGCTAAAGCAACTGCATTTAAAGAAGCATTAGACCCAAGCTTTAAAGATTATTCAGAACAGATTATCAAAAACGCTCAAAGCCTAGCAGAAAGCTTGCAAGCTGAAGGTATTCGTCTTGTTTCAGGCGGTACGGACAACCACTTATTACTCCTAGATGTTCGCACCCTTAATCTAACTGGAAAAGATGCAGAGAAAATTCTTGATGATATCGGCATGACAACAAACAAGAACACAATTCCATTTGACCCAGAAGGACCATTTATTACAAGTGGTGTTCGTGTTGGTACAGCAGCAGTCACAACACGTGGCTTTAAAGAAGCTGAACTAAAAGAAGTCGGCTCAATCATTGCCTTTACTTTGAAGAATTACCAAGATGAAGCAAAATTAACAGAAGCGAAACAACGTGTCAAAGCACTGACAGATCGTTTCCCGCTCTATAAATAA
- a CDS encoding S8 family serine peptidase: MKRAIILFLLIISIPITLQAQSPHQPKRLLLELNVPADEFIETLDRDYPRVTILETFETLFDGIAIEGQMHQLDRIVEDEAVKQAYPITTYSVTPEKVQFIEQGKIPSRPKNADQHTYTGKGVKIGVIDTGIDYTHPDLEANYQGGYDLVDFDDDPMETTSTQGIPTIHGTHVAGIIAANGTVQGVAPDAELYGYRALGPGGFGTSVQVIAAIEKAVNDGMDIINLSLGNRVNGPDYPTSLAVNQAIKHGVSVVIANGNSGPNEWTVGSPATATDAISVGASTQKYQTPILIEPKQNKQIQIKQISNTKDWTLNRDYSVEYHGLGIDALPDLTGKIVLFKRGEISFAEKITNAIQANAEAVIIFNNSPDPIEAGVEGSETLDIPAVFISQDDGEWLMEQIERSNQLWLKTKYETRENHIANFSSRGPVTANWEIKPDIVAPGVDIMSTIPNGYASLQGTSMAAPYVTGALAVLKEAHPNWTPAQLKAALLTQANRIDDQTPTEQGMGEVNLSKSIHTSVLITNSMINFGLIDERVNRQTEHVTITNVSDAPIKVRFSRPPIKKGVRWTLPKSTTLNPNEAKTLPIQLSIRPDQLKTGIYQDYLTVEIDRKDYHLPYLFINQTAEFPHIAGFEVEQSYKDEQIYHIRLQLANTTESLMIELYDPVTYAYLGELLYAENLEAGLFETTIDLSDEKQLDQYLLNVTITTDNETTYYQHTIH; this comes from the coding sequence ATGAAACGTGCCATCATATTATTTTTATTAATCATATCTATACCAATTACACTACAAGCGCAGTCACCTCACCAACCAAAGCGATTACTTCTTGAGCTGAATGTACCAGCAGATGAGTTTATCGAAACACTAGATCGTGACTATCCTAGGGTAACAATTTTAGAAACATTTGAGACACTATTTGATGGCATCGCAATTGAAGGACAAATGCATCAACTTGATCGAATTGTTGAAGATGAAGCTGTCAAACAGGCATATCCGATTACGACATATTCTGTCACACCAGAGAAAGTTCAGTTCATTGAGCAAGGGAAAATACCGAGCCGTCCAAAAAATGCAGATCAGCACACATACACAGGAAAAGGCGTAAAAATTGGTGTGATCGATACGGGGATAGACTATACACACCCTGATCTTGAAGCAAATTATCAAGGTGGCTATGATTTGGTTGATTTTGATGATGATCCGATGGAAACGACATCGACTCAAGGGATTCCAACAATACATGGTACACATGTTGCTGGGATAATTGCAGCAAATGGAACAGTTCAAGGTGTTGCACCAGATGCTGAACTTTACGGTTATCGCGCACTTGGCCCAGGAGGATTTGGAACATCTGTCCAAGTGATCGCAGCAATTGAAAAAGCGGTAAACGACGGTATGGATATCATTAACCTATCGCTAGGCAATCGAGTTAATGGACCAGATTATCCAACGAGTCTAGCAGTTAATCAAGCAATCAAGCATGGTGTATCAGTTGTGATCGCCAACGGCAACTCCGGTCCAAACGAATGGACTGTCGGATCACCAGCAACAGCAACAGATGCAATCTCAGTTGGTGCATCAACACAAAAATACCAAACACCGATCCTCATTGAACCAAAGCAAAATAAACAGATTCAAATTAAACAAATTTCCAATACGAAAGACTGGACACTTAATCGCGACTATTCAGTTGAATATCACGGACTAGGCATCGATGCACTACCAGATTTAACGGGAAAAATTGTTTTATTCAAAAGAGGCGAAATTAGCTTTGCAGAAAAAATCACCAACGCGATCCAAGCAAATGCAGAGGCGGTAATCATTTTTAATAACTCTCCTGATCCAATCGAAGCAGGAGTTGAAGGAAGTGAAACACTAGACATTCCAGCTGTTTTTATTTCACAAGATGATGGCGAATGGCTAATGGAGCAAATTGAAAGATCAAATCAACTTTGGCTAAAAACAAAATATGAAACACGCGAAAATCATATTGCAAACTTTAGTTCACGTGGTCCGGTCACCGCAAATTGGGAGATCAAACCTGATATTGTTGCACCTGGTGTTGACATTATGAGTACAATTCCAAATGGATATGCAAGTCTGCAAGGAACAAGTATGGCAGCACCTTATGTCACTGGAGCATTAGCCGTTTTAAAAGAAGCACATCCCAATTGGACACCCGCTCAATTAAAAGCAGCACTATTAACTCAAGCTAACAGAATCGACGATCAGACGCCAACTGAACAAGGAATGGGAGAAGTTAATCTAAGCAAATCTATTCACACATCAGTTTTAATTACAAACTCAATGATTAACTTTGGCTTAATTGACGAACGCGTAAATAGACAAACAGAACATGTAACGATTACGAATGTGTCAGATGCCCCGATTAAAGTCAGATTTAGCCGTCCACCAATTAAAAAAGGTGTAAGATGGACATTACCAAAATCGACAACGCTTAACCCAAACGAAGCAAAAACCTTACCGATTCAGCTGTCAATTAGACCAGATCAACTTAAAACAGGAATTTATCAAGACTATCTAACAGTAGAAATTGATCGTAAAGATTATCACTTACCTTACTTATTCATAAATCAAACAGCTGAATTTCCACACATAGCTGGTTTTGAAGTTGAACAAAGCTATAAAGATGAACAAATTTATCATATACGCCTCCAACTTGCTAACACAACCGAATCGTTAATGATCGAGCTTTACGATCCAGTCACTTACGCATACTTAGGCGAACTGTTATATGCAGAAAATCTTGAAGCAGGATTATTCGAAACAACAATTGATCTTTCAGATGAAAAGCAACTAGACCAATATTTACTCAATGTCACAATCACCACAGACAATGAAACGACATATTACCAACACACGATCCATTAA
- a CDS encoding manganese efflux pump MntP: MLNSIVTQLILAIVVSFDAFSVCLGIGLQPIRLKKVAEIGIWIGLFHILMPLLGLLLGSFLNDRFTHLTELISGLLLFGIGAQLIFQTFAEQTRQSSPKTLTTSAITMLAFSVSIDSFPVGISLGISGFHTALTLVLFGSVSMFAAWLSLLIGKKIQHNINRSLAWIGGLILCILGLKIIF, translated from the coding sequence ATGCTAAATTCAATTGTTACACAACTCATCCTTGCAATTGTCGTCTCATTTGACGCTTTTTCAGTTTGTCTAGGTATCGGCCTCCAACCGATCAGATTAAAAAAGGTAGCAGAGATTGGCATTTGGATTGGCTTATTTCATATCTTAATGCCACTTCTAGGATTACTTCTAGGTAGTTTCCTCAATGATCGTTTTACCCATTTAACTGAGCTAATAAGTGGACTATTGCTTTTCGGCATTGGTGCCCAACTTATTTTTCAAACATTTGCAGAACAGACTCGTCAATCATCTCCAAAAACACTGACAACATCTGCAATTACGATGCTCGCATTTTCAGTTAGTATCGATAGCTTTCCTGTTGGCATTAGCCTAGGTATCTCTGGCTTCCATACAGCACTTACACTCGTACTATTTGGTAGTGTATCAATGTTTGCTGCTTGGCTCAGTCTATTAATCGGAAAGAAAATTCAACATAATATCAACCGCTCGCTTGCATGGATTGGTGGTCTTATTCTATGTATTCTCGGCCTGAAAATTATTTTTTAG
- the spoIIR gene encoding stage II sporulation protein R, with protein MKQVFQVIMSLVILLTHQPVPMPETAGYQMIPDEAIRLRILAESDDPEDQQLKYAVRDAVNAEITTWVEQLTSIEDAREIIKTRLDQIDMIVANTLKDHGSTINYTIDYDSNVLFPAKLYDQYVYPAGEYEAILITLGEGEGSNWWCVLFPPLCFLDFSAGTTVSMDEEEQVAEQEESDLTDKPKISFFFLEWFR; from the coding sequence ATGAAACAGGTTTTTCAAGTAATCATGTCACTCGTGATTTTGTTAACTCATCAACCAGTTCCAATGCCAGAAACAGCTGGCTATCAAATGATTCCAGATGAAGCGATTAGGTTAAGAATTTTAGCAGAGAGTGATGATCCAGAAGATCAACAATTAAAATATGCTGTGCGTGACGCGGTTAATGCTGAAATTACAACTTGGGTAGAGCAATTGACGAGTATCGAGGATGCGCGAGAAATCATCAAGACTCGACTTGATCAAATTGATATGATTGTTGCCAATACATTAAAAGATCACGGTTCAACGATTAATTACACGATCGATTATGATTCAAATGTTTTATTCCCAGCAAAACTGTATGATCAATATGTGTACCCTGCTGGTGAGTATGAAGCGATACTAATTACGCTAGGTGAAGGAGAAGGCTCGAACTGGTGGTGTGTACTATTCCCGCCATTATGTTTTCTTGACTTCTCAGCAGGGACGACAGTATCAATGGACGAGGAAGAACAAGTTGCTGAACAAGAAGAGTCAGACCTCACAGATAAACCGAAAATCTCATTCTTTTTTCTTGAATGGTTTAGATAA
- a CDS encoding low molecular weight protein arginine phosphatase produces MKILFVCTGNTCRSPMAEAILKSKANFEVQSAGIAAMTGQPTNPKAIDTLKANQIDFSGQSQQLDSELVDWADLILTMTNHHKQAITSHFSAGIDKVFTLKEYTSDDADETWQALKATYLKLEEKRASISENSTKEEIEACLSEEIAEIRRLEEKLRDLDIVDPFGQNLEAYQQAYQEINSAIDKLIEKLPE; encoded by the coding sequence ATGAAAATATTATTTGTCTGCACAGGCAATACATGTAGAAGTCCAATGGCAGAAGCAATTCTTAAATCAAAAGCAAACTTTGAAGTCCAATCGGCTGGAATTGCAGCAATGACTGGTCAACCGACAAATCCAAAAGCGATTGACACTTTAAAGGCAAATCAGATTGACTTCTCAGGACAATCACAACAGCTCGATTCAGAACTTGTTGACTGGGCAGATTTGATTTTAACAATGACTAATCACCATAAACAGGCGATTACCTCTCACTTTTCAGCTGGTATTGATAAAGTTTTTACACTAAAAGAGTATACGAGTGATGACGCCGATGAGACTTGGCAAGCTTTAAAAGCTACTTATTTAAAATTAGAAGAAAAAAGAGCCAGCATCAGTGAAAACTCAACAAAAGAAGAGATTGAAGCCTGCTTAAGTGAAGAAATTGCTGAAATCAGACGGCTTGAAGAGAAGCTTAGAGACTTGGATATTGTCGATCCATTTGGTCAGAATCTTGAAGCATATCAACAGGCATATCAAGAAATTAACAGCGCAATTGACAAATTAATTGAAAAGTTGCCAGAATAA
- the murA gene encoding UDP-N-acetylglucosamine 1-carboxyvinyltransferase has protein sequence MEKIIIKGGNRLFGTVKVEGAKNAVLPVIAATLMASTGISKIYNVPALADVYTIKDVLKHLNAKVTLEKNQLTVNATRPLLTEAPLEYVTKMRASVLVLGPLLARYGHAKVAMPGGCAIGSRPIDLHLKGFEALGANVHVGNGYVEVYANKPLKGAKVYLDVPSVGATENIMMAATLAKGKTIIENAAKEPEIVDLANFLNKMGARVIGAGTETIKIIGVEQLKGVEHTVIADRIEAGTYMAAAALTGGNVLVEGAEIDHCRAIVSKFEEMGVTVMPEPNGIRVIGPEKLKPVDIKTLPYPGFPTDMQSQMMTLMLKAEGTSIVTETVFENRFMHVEEFRRMNADMKIEGRSVIIKGDRELQGAEVQATDLRAGASLVLLGLIAEGYTRVTELKHIDRGYVGLVEKLRTLGADIERVDEATQITTEEPVEKVSSL, from the coding sequence TTGGAAAAAATAATCATTAAAGGTGGTAACCGTTTATTTGGAACTGTTAAGGTTGAAGGAGCAAAAAACGCTGTTTTACCTGTAATAGCTGCAACTTTAATGGCATCTACAGGAATATCAAAAATTTATAACGTACCTGCATTAGCAGATGTATATACAATAAAAGATGTATTAAAACATTTGAATGCTAAAGTAACACTAGAAAAAAATCAATTAACGGTCAACGCAACGAGACCATTACTAACAGAAGCGCCATTAGAGTATGTTACGAAAATGCGTGCATCAGTTTTAGTATTAGGTCCATTACTTGCGCGCTATGGTCATGCAAAAGTAGCCATGCCAGGTGGCTGTGCAATCGGCTCACGTCCAATTGATTTACATTTAAAAGGATTTGAAGCACTAGGTGCAAATGTACATGTTGGCAATGGATATGTAGAAGTATATGCAAATAAACCTTTGAAGGGTGCAAAGGTCTATTTAGATGTGCCTAGCGTTGGGGCGACAGAAAACATTATGATGGCTGCAACCCTTGCTAAAGGAAAGACTATTATTGAAAATGCTGCAAAAGAACCAGAAATTGTTGATCTAGCAAACTTCTTAAATAAGATGGGTGCTAGAGTTATTGGTGCTGGAACTGAAACGATTAAAATTATTGGTGTTGAACAATTAAAAGGCGTAGAACACACAGTAATTGCTGACCGAATCGAAGCAGGAACTTATATGGCAGCAGCAGCGTTAACTGGCGGAAATGTCCTTGTCGAAGGTGCTGAAATTGACCACTGTCGAGCAATCGTATCTAAGTTTGAAGAAATGGGTGTAACAGTTATGCCTGAACCAAACGGTATTCGTGTTATTGGTCCGGAAAAATTAAAGCCTGTTGATATTAAAACATTACCTTATCCAGGTTTCCCAACAGATATGCAATCACAAATGATGACTCTAATGCTAAAAGCTGAAGGCACGAGCATCGTGACTGAGACAGTATTTGAAAATCGTTTTATGCACGTAGAAGAATTTAGACGCATGAATGCTGATATGAAAATTGAAGGCAGAAGTGTAATTATTAAAGGCGATCGAGAGCTCCAAGGTGCAGAAGTCCAAGCAACAGACCTAAGAGCAGGTGCATCTCTCGTCTTACTTGGCCTGATCGCTGAAGGCTACACGCGCGTCACAGAACTTAAACATATCGATCGTGGCTATGTTGGTTTAGTAGAAAAACTTCGCACACTCGGCGCTGACATTGAAAGAGTTGATGAAGCGACACAAATTACAACAGAAGAACCGGTTGAAAAAGTTTCCTCATTATAA
- a CDS encoding YwmB family TATA-box binding protein: MKTVIHSLLVLLLIPLFNPIKVETSLNQLIQFAHEHQYQIESGQLIIKEAFSTTEQDHIEKQLIELGFEKSNHRFDRELAPDLIETVTIIDTQDQREITVNYQLTGNISLWSEDKDYANRTNRLIATIYTSKRHDYACIKLSIHDMMLSGYFFENIKKEWNYQEIDRIEEPDLTVMSGYSPKFKQKIPYKNQLMNLQISVRTGINQEKQVMIGTPILMTEY, encoded by the coding sequence ATGAAAACAGTGATTCATAGTTTACTGGTTTTATTGCTAATACCACTTTTTAATCCTATCAAAGTCGAAACATCATTAAATCAACTGATTCAATTTGCACACGAGCATCAATATCAAATTGAATCTGGTCAATTAATCATAAAAGAAGCATTCTCAACGACAGAACAAGACCACATTGAAAAGCAACTGATTGAATTAGGCTTTGAAAAATCCAATCACAGATTTGATCGCGAATTAGCGCCAGATTTAATTGAAACGGTGACAATAATTGATACTCAAGATCAGCGAGAAATCACCGTAAATTATCAATTAACAGGAAACATTAGTCTATGGAGTGAAGATAAGGATTACGCCAATAGGACTAACAGATTAATTGCCACGATTTACACAAGTAAAAGGCATGATTATGCTTGTATTAAGTTATCTATTCATGATATGATGCTAAGTGGATATTTTTTTGAAAATATTAAAAAAGAATGGAACTATCAAGAGATTGATAGAATTGAAGAGCCTGATTTAACAGTCATGTCCGGCTATTCACCAAAATTTAAACAAAAAATCCCATATAAAAATCAACTAATGAACTTACAGATTTCAGTCAGAACAGGAATTAACCAAGAAAAACAAGTTATGATAGGCACACCTATCCTTATGACTGAATACTAA
- the upp gene encoding uracil phosphoribosyltransferase gives MSNVFVLDHPLIQHKITHIRQTETGTKDFRDLVDEVAGLMAYEITRDLPLTEIEIETPVAKMKSKVLSGKKIGIVPILRAGLGMVDGVLRHIPAAKVGHVGLYRDPETLKPVEYYFKMPNDISERELIVVDPMLATGGSAADAIDSLKKRGARRIKFVCLIAAPEGVKYLQEKHPDVDIYLAQIDEKLNEKGYIVPGLGDAGDRLFGTK, from the coding sequence GTGAGTAATGTATTTGTACTGGATCATCCATTGATACAACACAAAATCACACATATTCGACAAACAGAAACAGGTACAAAAGATTTCCGTGACCTAGTTGATGAAGTAGCAGGCCTAATGGCTTATGAGATTACACGCGATTTACCATTAACTGAAATTGAAATTGAAACACCTGTAGCAAAAATGAAATCAAAAGTATTGAGCGGTAAGAAAATTGGTATCGTGCCAATTTTACGTGCAGGTTTAGGTATGGTAGACGGCGTATTACGTCACATCCCAGCAGCAAAAGTAGGCCACGTTGGGCTATATCGTGATCCGGAAACATTAAAGCCTGTTGAATATTATTTCAAGATGCCAAACGACATTTCTGAACGTGAATTAATTGTCGTTGATCCAATGCTTGCAACTGGTGGATCAGCAGCTGACGCGATCGATTCCTTGAAAAAGCGTGGCGCAAGACGAATTAAATTTGTTTGTCTAATCGCAGCACCAGAAGGCGTTAAATATCTTCAGGAAAAACACCCAGACGTTGATATCTACCTTGCACAAATCGACGAAAAACTAAACGAAAAAGGTTATATCGTCCCAGGTCTTGGCGACGCAGGTGACCGCCTCTTCGGAACTAAATAA
- the rpiB gene encoding ribose 5-phosphate isomerase B produces the protein MKVIITADHAGYELAQELVPFIEELGATVEYTGPTTSESVDFSDYGFPAAEKVSSGEFDRGLVICGTGIGMSIAANKVKGIRCALVHDVYTARVTREHNNSNVLAMGARVIGVDLAKEIVKTWIGTDFEGGRHQRRLDKVAEYEQANR, from the coding sequence ATGAAAGTTATTATTACAGCAGATCACGCTGGTTATGAATTAGCACAAGAATTAGTACCATTTATTGAAGAACTTGGAGCAACAGTTGAATATACAGGACCAACAACTTCAGAGTCAGTTGACTTTTCAGACTATGGTTTTCCAGCAGCTGAAAAAGTTTCAAGTGGCGAATTTGACCGCGGTTTAGTCATTTGTGGTACAGGCATTGGGATGTCAATTGCAGCTAACAAAGTAAAAGGCATTCGCTGTGCACTTGTACATGACGTATATACAGCACGTGTAACACGTGAACATAACAACTCGAACGTTTTAGCAATGGGCGCGCGTGTTATCGGTGTTGATCTAGCTAAAGAAATCGTAAAAACATGGATCGGCACTGATTTTGAAGGTGGTCGTCACCAACGCCGCCTTGATAAAGTTGCTGAATACGAACAAGCAAATCGCTAA
- a CDS encoding DUF1146 family protein, with protein MLQDLGKQAVFNITSHIIFIMITWQVLQAVRIEEIFKKNRVFEARVLIVFLTITIGSVVSNFFIDLINWAQQIVYLF; from the coding sequence ATGTTACAGGATTTAGGTAAACAAGCTGTATTTAATATCACCTCGCATATTATTTTTATTATGATTACATGGCAAGTACTCCAAGCCGTTCGGATTGAAGAGATTTTTAAGAAAAACCGCGTATTTGAAGCGCGCGTGTTGATCGTGTTTTTGACGATTACAATCGGTTCAGTCGTCAGCAATTTTTTCATCGATCTTATCAACTGGGCTCAACAAATCGTCTATTTATTCTAA
- a CDS encoding L-threonylcarbamoyladenylate synthase — protein sequence MSMQTEFLIWDEQATDQLSKYIRSGEVVAFPTETVYGLGADATNPEAVKKIFLAKGRPSDNPLIVHVASIEQIESYVTEISPAARRLIQAFMPGPLTVVLPSNGKISDQVTAGLDTVGVRIPDHPAAQELIQKANVPIAAPSANLSGKPSPTSAIHVFQDLNGKIKAILDGGTTGVGLESTVVDCTGEKPEIIRPGGVTQMEIEEVLGYPVELATEDASEVQPKSPGMKYTHYQPDVPLILIDGDQEFFQAQIDEYRSNGEKVGVLASEELATILNADLIHICGTVENLSTVAGQLYQSLRVFKKTEVDIILTEVFPTEGIGQAIMNRLNKAANQIIKQEK from the coding sequence ATGTCAATGCAAACAGAATTTTTAATCTGGGATGAGCAGGCGACAGACCAACTATCAAAATATATTAGATCAGGCGAGGTTGTCGCTTTTCCAACAGAGACAGTCTATGGACTAGGAGCGGACGCAACAAATCCTGAAGCCGTTAAGAAAATATTTCTAGCGAAGGGCCGCCCATCAGATAATCCATTGATTGTTCATGTAGCCAGTATTGAACAAATTGAAAGCTATGTAACAGAAATATCACCAGCTGCACGGCGATTAATTCAAGCATTTATGCCTGGACCACTTACTGTTGTGCTACCAAGCAACGGAAAGATTTCCGATCAAGTAACAGCAGGTCTAGACACAGTTGGCGTGAGGATTCCAGACCACCCAGCCGCACAAGAGCTGATTCAGAAAGCAAACGTACCGATTGCAGCACCTAGTGCCAATCTTTCAGGTAAGCCAAGCCCAACAAGTGCGATCCATGTGTTCCAAGATTTGAACGGAAAAATTAAGGCGATATTAGATGGTGGGACAACTGGTGTTGGATTAGAATCAACTGTTGTCGATTGTACCGGAGAAAAACCAGAAATTATCCGCCCGGGCGGTGTAACACAAATGGAGATTGAAGAAGTACTCGGGTATCCTGTTGAACTTGCAACAGAGGATGCCAGTGAAGTACAACCAAAATCACCAGGGATGAAATATACACACTATCAACCAGATGTCCCGTTAATTTTGATTGATGGTGATCAGGAATTTTTCCAAGCACAAATTGACGAATATCGATCAAATGGAGAAAAGGTAGGAGTGCTCGCAAGCGAGGAGTTAGCGACAATTCTAAATGCAGATCTGATTCATATTTGTGGAACAGTTGAGAATTTATCAACAGTAGCAGGTCAGCTATACCAATCGTTAAGAGTCTTTAAGAAAACAGAGGTTGATATCATTCTAACAGAGGTATTTCCAACAGAAGGTATTGGACAAGCGATTATGAATCGACTTAACAAAGCAGCAAATCAAATCATAAAACAAGAAAAATGA
- the spoIID gene encoding stage II sporulation protein D, producing the protein MEGLTIRNNLSKRNSVNPISILLLAITVLVLSLPTLIILLFSKEEDTQPPNDVTELVEILNEESELTVHVERSVTNEIESIPIEQYVASVVASEMPAEFELEALKAQALAARTYIIQYLLATGSLDTDQAITDTVQHQVYKNQSELKEQWGADYNWKMEKITGAVLATSGQILTYQDEPITPAFFSTSNGKTENAEDYWENSLPYLVSVESPWDVSSPRYLDQKSIPIDEVESLLGIRINAPVENPPTTYTDSGRVKTVQLGGEFFTGRQIREALKLRSTDFEIEQKDDHLIFTTKGFGHGVGMSQYGANGMAEEGKTYQEIVEHYYQGVEIAQLDEAKYPELALKSVVMSQSETPNN; encoded by the coding sequence TTGGAGGGCTTAACAATTCGAAACAATCTATCCAAACGTAATTCAGTCAACCCGATCTCCATTTTATTATTAGCAATAACTGTACTGGTATTGAGCCTACCAACTTTGATTATCTTGCTATTTTCAAAAGAGGAAGACACTCAACCACCAAATGACGTAACAGAACTAGTGGAAATTCTTAATGAAGAAAGTGAACTGACTGTTCATGTAGAACGATCTGTTACAAATGAAATTGAATCGATTCCAATTGAACAATACGTCGCCAGTGTTGTCGCCTCTGAGATGCCGGCAGAATTTGAGCTAGAAGCGTTAAAAGCTCAAGCCCTAGCAGCTAGAACTTACATTATTCAGTACCTATTAGCGACAGGATCACTTGACACAGATCAAGCCATTACAGATACTGTCCAGCACCAAGTTTACAAAAATCAATCAGAGCTGAAAGAACAATGGGGAGCCGACTACAATTGGAAAATGGAAAAGATCACGGGTGCAGTACTTGCAACCTCAGGCCAAATCCTAACCTATCAAGACGAGCCGATTACGCCAGCGTTTTTTTCAACGAGTAATGGCAAGACTGAAAATGCCGAAGATTATTGGGAAAATTCATTACCATACCTTGTGAGTGTTGAAAGCCCGTGGGATGTATCATCACCGCGATATTTAGACCAGAAAAGTATTCCAATCGATGAAGTAGAATCGTTACTTGGCATTCGCATTAATGCACCAGTAGAAAATCCGCCAACAACATACACAGATAGTGGCCGGGTAAAAACCGTACAATTGGGTGGAGAGTTTTTTACAGGTAGACAGATTCGTGAAGCATTAAAGTTACGTTCGACGGATTTTGAAATTGAGCAAAAGGATGACCATCTCATATTTACAACGAAAGGCTTCGGACACGGTGTAGGGATGAGTCAGTATGGTGCAAATGGTATGGCAGAGGAAGGGAAGACCTATCAAGAGATTGTAGAGCATTACTATCAAGGTGTAGAGATTGCGCAATTAGATGAAGCTAAATATCCTGAGCTTGCATTGAAATCAGTAGTGATGTCACAGTCAGAAACACCAAATAATTAA